One part of the Rutidosis leptorrhynchoides isolate AG116_Rl617_1_P2 chromosome 1, CSIRO_AGI_Rlap_v1, whole genome shotgun sequence genome encodes these proteins:
- the LOC139848743 gene encoding putative disease resistance RPP13-like protein 1, giving the protein MAEIVVTSVVTVLFEKLISSDLLKLTGSEGIKSQLEKLKTKWTYIEAVLADASEKHITQESVKVWLLDLHRLAYDIEDVLDDMATETLRRKLNDESSTGKVLKKIIPTFCTNFTPHNLMYGRKMRSMLDEFTEKLNGVYENKNMLGVDINTILALRSNRNFERTEETSLLDHESPVLGREKDEAALLEKLLGDESRNQNVSVVSIVGFGGVGKTTLARLVYNNQKVKDYFELRVWVCVSNEFDVLAVSKAIYQAVTKEDSTHATLNPLHEALKEKLSNKRFLLVLDDVWNEDHQKWKDVEKPLKGAPGSKIIVTTRKITVASAMDSVERHNLGLLSDEDALSLLAKSSIDEHKFDNHPSLILVAQLINEKCKGLPLALIAIGRVLKGKGYDEYEWDKLLKSEIWSSDDGGTDILPALKLSYYDLPLHLKKVFAYCSLFRKDYLFNKNKLVLLWMAEGFLSQSIGRKDTMESLGHQYFEVLLSKSFFQHSPIKKSRYIMHDLMNDLAISVAGEFFFMLDGKMIVHGRNEDFDKIRHFSFLDQVDEEFINFKELHKSRRLRTFLSMLDNWLYVNKLDHVLIKLLPRLQLLRVLSINSVGKVPQSIGGLKHLRYLNFSKTDIEELPEQVGELYNLQTLLVCKCSELFRLPVSFAKLINLRHLDMSYTPSLNNTPLGIGGLTSLQTLTKVFIKRANGFKISDLEGVVNLEGHLSIYGLENVADSQQAIDANLEGKKGLVSLEMEWGDEFDDSRNFQTEYEVIERLRPPSKLNKLKILNFGGMEFPSWFATPSFDKLTELTIKGCANCTHFNGIAFPLLEYLKVSDMEGLEKWSDCDGDKTTGSVPRSLPRVREIHIENCLKLAEVSIGLIPSLEVLVIKKCSEVVVRAMIVAFPAIKNLAIYDIENLTELDVEVLKHLEAVEMLKIDFCYELKEVNFGSSNAKSVLRDVYLYRCSSLESYNCPNTIEELVISYCDSVTSLALSLPSSLKVLRITNCHNLESISDDLPSSLEVLKIWYCKNLKSFPHAYLQRFTSLKDMTISYCPSMDDTFPSGLWPPNLRKLEIGVLKKPMSKWGLQNYPTSLVELELYGDSSGVTSFAMEGDAMNTASTSFHLPPSLTSLHIWSFKDVESISKELLQHLTHLQSLKLYYCLNIRDVPQSTSSLTNKNVVR; this is encoded by the exons ATGGCTGAAATCGTTGTTACCTCTGTAGTAACAGTTCTGTTTGAAAAGCTAATTTCTAGTGACTTGTTGAAGCTGACTGGATCCGAAGGAATCAAATCTCAGCTGGAAAAATTGAAGACAAAGTGGACATATATTGAAGCTGTGCTTGCTGATGCAAGTGAGAAGCATATAACACAAGAATCTGTTAAAGTGTGGCTATTAGATCTTCATCGTCTAGCTTATGACATTGAAGATGTACTCGATGATATGGCAACCGAAACTTTGCGAAGAAAGTTGAATGATGAATCAAGCACCGGTAAGGTATTGAAAAAGATCATTCCAACTTTTTGTACTAATTTCACACCTCATAACTTGATGTATGGTCGTAAGATGCGTTCTATGCTTGATGAATTTACCGAAAAATTGAATGGTGTTTACGAGAATAAAAATATGTTAGGTGTAGATATCAATACGATACTTGCACTTAGGTCAAACAGAAATTTTGAACGAACGGAGGAAACATCCCTGCTAGATCATGAATCTCCAGTTTTGGGTCGGGAAAAGGATGAAGCGGCATTGCTCGAGAAGTTGTTGGGGGATGAATCACGTAATCAAAATGTGAGCGTTGTGTCCATAGTTGGCTTCGGCGGGGTTGGGAAAACAACTCTTGCCAGACTTGTGTACAACAACCAAAAAGTCAAGGATTACTTTGAACTGAGGGTATGGGTTTGTGTTTCAAACGAGTTTGATGTGCTCGCTGTTAGCAAGGCAATTTATCAAGCTGTCACTAAAGAGGATAGCACACATGCTACTTTAAATCCACTTCATGAGGCCCTTAAAGAGAAACTTTCAAACAAAAGATTCCTACTCGTGTTAGACGATGTTTGGAATGAAGACCACCAGAAATGGAAAGATGTTGAAAAGCCACTTAAAGGAGCGCCAGGAAGTAAAATTATAGTAACCACACGGAAGATCACGGTTGCATCAGCGATGGATAGTGTTGAACGTCACAATTTGGGGCTTCTATCAGACGAAGATGCTCTGTCTTTGTTGGCTAAATCTTCCATAGACGAGCATAAGTTTGACAACCATCCATCACTTATATTAGTTGCTCAATTGATCAATGAGAAATGTAAGGGTTTGCCCTTGGCATTGATAGCAATTGGAAGGGTCTTGAAAGGAAAAGGATATGATGAATATGAATGGGATAAGTTGTTAAAAAGTGAGATATGGAGTTCAGATGATGGCGGAACTGATATTCTCCCGGCtctcaagttgagctactatgatCTTCCTCTACACCTGAAGAAAGTGTTTGCATATTGTTCTTTATTTCGAAAGGATTACTTATTCAATAAGAATAAACTAGTCCTATTATGGATGGCAGAAGGTTTTTTGTCCCAATCAATAGGCAGAAAGGACACAATGGAGAGTCTAGGTCACCAATATTTTGAAGTTCTGCTGTCAAAGTCATTTTTTCAGCATTCACCTATTAAAAAATCAAGATACATAATGCATGACTTAATGAATGACTTGGCCATAAGTGTTGCGGGAGAGTTCTTCTTTATGTTGGATGGTAAGATGATTGTACATGGTAGGAATGAAGATTTTGATAAAATCCGTCACTTTTCATTCTTAGATCAAGTAGATGAAGAATTTATAAACTTCAAGGAGTTACATAAATCAAGACGTTTGCGAACGTTCTTATCGATGCTAGATAATTGGTTATACGTTAATAAATTAGACCATGTTCTTATCAAATTGCTTCCCCGATTACAGCTACTAAGGGTGTTGAGCATAAATTCAGTAGGAAAAGTACCACAATCCATTGGTGGTCTCAAGCATTTGCGTTACCTAAATTTTTCGAAAACGGATATAGAAGAACTACCGGAACAAGTGGGTGAGCTTTATAATCTACAAACGTTGTTGGTTTGTAAATGTAGTGAGTTATTTAGGTTGCCGGTCAGTTTTGCTAAGTTAATAAATCTGCGACATCTTGACATGAGTTATACTCCATCATTGAATAATACACCCTTAGGGATTGGTGGGTTAACGAGTCTACAAACTCTAACAAAGGTTTTTATCAAACGAGCTAACGGTTTCAAGATATCTGACCTTGAAGGCGTCGTGAACCTTGAAGGTCATCTTTCCATCTATGGATTGGAAAATGTGGCAGATTCACAACAAGCAATAGATGCCAACTTAGAAGGAAAGAAGGGTCTTGTGAGTTTGGAAATGGAATGGGGTGATGAATTTGACGATTCTCGGAATTTCCAAACAGAATATGAAGTGATTGAAAGACTGAGACCTCCCAGTAAGTTGAATAAACTGAAGATATTGAACTTTGGTGGAATGGAATTTCCTAGTTGGTTTGCAACTCCTTCATTTGATAAGTTAACAGAGCTTACAATAAAAGGGTGCGCAAATTGTACACATTTTAATGGTATTGCATTTCCATTATTAGAATACTTGAAGGTTTCTGATATGGAAGGCTTGGAGAAATGGTCAGATTGTGATGGTGACAAAACTACCGGATCAGTTCCTC GATCATTACCTCGTGTTCGTGAAATTCATATAGAAAATTGCCTGAAATTGGCCGAGGTGTCTATTGGATTAATACCGTCACTTGAGGTGTTGGTTATAAAGAAATGTTCTGAAGTAGTCGTAAGAGCCATGATTGTTGCGTTTCCAGCAATTAAGAATTTGGCTATTTATGATATCGAAAATCTTACAGAACTTGATGTGGAAGTTTTGAAACATCTTGAGGCAGTTGAAATGTTGAAGATTGATTTTTGTTATGAGTTGAAAGAGGTTAATTTTGGAAGTAGTAACGCCAAATCTGTGCTTAGAGATGTGTATCTTTATAGATGTAGTTCATTGGAGAGTTACAATTGTCCTAATACCATTGAAGAATTGGTGATCTCATATTGTGATTCAGTGACTTCATTGGCCTTGTCACTTCCATCCTCTCTCAAAGTTCTTAGAATCACAAATTGTCATAATCTAGAGTCGATTTCTGATGACCTACCATCCTCACTCGAAGTTCTTAAAATCTGGTACTGTAAGAATCTAAAGTCATTTCCTCATGCATATTTGCAAAGGTTTACCTCTTTGAAAGATATGACCATAAGTTATTGTCCAAGCATGGATGATACATTTCCAAGTGGGTTGTGGCCTCCTAATTTAAGGAAGCTAGAAATAGGAGTGTTAAAGAAGCCAATGTCTAAGTGGGGGTTGCAGAATTACCCGACATCACTTGTTGAATTGGAGTTATATGGTGATAGTTCAGGAGTAACTTCATTTGCAATGGAAGGAGATGCAATGAATACTGCTTCAACCTCTTTTCATCTTCCACCATCTCTAACTTCTCTACATATCTGGAGTTTTAAAGATGTGGAATCAATTTCAAAGGAGCTCTTACAACACCTCACTCACCTTCAATCACTTAAGCTATATTACTGCCTGAACATTAGAGACGTCCCACAATCAACTTCATCTTTGACA AATAAAAACGTTGTTCGATAG